Proteins found in one Oncorhynchus mykiss isolate Arlee chromosome 17, USDA_OmykA_1.1, whole genome shotgun sequence genomic segment:
- the LOC110494937 gene encoding histone H3-like, which yields MRPWPEPSKTSRKSTGGKAPRKQLATKAARKSAAATGGVKKPHRYRPGTVALREIRGYQKSTELLIRKLAFQRLVREIGQDFKTDLRFQSSAVMALQEPSEAYLVGLFEDTNLCAIHAKRVTIMSKDIQLARRIRGERA from the coding sequence ATGCGCCCATGGCCAGAACCAAGTAAAACCTCTCGCAAGTCCACCGGTGGCAAAGCACCCAGGAAGCAGCTCGCCACCAAGGCTGCGCGCAAGAGCGCCGCGGCCACCGGCGGCGTGAAGAAGCCTCACCGTTACAGGCCCGGCACCGTGGCTCTGAGAGAGATCCGAGGTTACCagaagtccactgagctgctgatcCGCAAACTGGCCTTCCAGCGCCTGGTGAGAGAAATTGGCCAGGACTTCAAGACGGACCTGCGCTTCCAGAGTTCCGCCGTGATGGCCCTGCAGGAGCCTAGCGAGGCCTACCTGGTCGGCCTGTTCGAGGACACCAACCTGTGCGCCATCCACGCCAAGAGGGTGACCATCATGTCCAAGGACATCCAGCTGGCCCGCCGTATTCGCGGAGAGCGCGCTTAA